From Halostagnicola kamekurae, the proteins below share one genomic window:
- a CDS encoding EamA family transporter, with product MEFTEMDSGILFGLITMTSWGIWIILGNAASEAIDPRTAAAISYLVAGFLALGFIVVSDASLAVTARGGMLAGAAGLFTGIGLISMYIGFTQGSTTMVSTLGAMYFVVAAILGIVVLGDDATITKFIGIAFAALSIALITR from the coding sequence ATGGAGTTCACTGAAATGGATTCGGGAATTTTGTTCGGCTTGATTACGATGACGTCATGGGGGATTTGGATAATCCTAGGCAACGCCGCGTCGGAGGCCATCGATCCGAGGACTGCCGCTGCGATCTCGTATCTCGTAGCGGGTTTCCTCGCGCTTGGATTCATCGTCGTTTCAGACGCATCGCTCGCCGTTACTGCGAGAGGAGGGATGCTTGCTGGCGCGGCAGGACTGTTCACCGGAATCGGCCTTATTTCGATGTACATCGGATTCACCCAGGGGTCAACGACGATGGTCTCTACTCTCGGTGCCATGTACTTCGTCGTAGCGGCCATCCTTGGTATCGTTGTTCTCGGAGACGATGCGACGATAACGAAATTTATTGGAATCGCATTCGCGGCTCTCAGTATCGCCCTGATCACTCGATAG
- a CDS encoding aromatic ring-hydroxylating oxygenase subunit alpha translates to MTQWDDSQTKAVSEDITDDANALPARYFTDGDVFEMEKEKIFGQYWVYAGHANSISDPGQYFTRTIGERQLIIVRGHEGDIKAFDNVCAHRGSKMVEDTPMTDPSEGKRIRCPYHLWTYDLNGNLQSTPRSFEEAGLNPDLEDDEIQEFDCESNGLNDVHVDSIGPLLFVNLSEDPMPLAEQAGVMKDRLESLPLGEYEHATRIVSEVECNWKVFASNYSECDHCQANHQDWITGISLNESELEVNDYHWVLHYTHAEDVEDEMRIHDEHEAQFHYLWPNFTVNMYGTADGYGTYIVDPIDTDRFQLIADYYFRDSELSEEEREFVRTSRQLQEEDFELVERQWQGLKTGALAQAQLGPNEHTVHRFHQLAQEAYDS, encoded by the coding sequence ATGACACAGTGGGACGACTCCCAGACGAAAGCAGTGAGCGAGGACATCACGGACGATGCAAACGCGCTGCCGGCCCGGTATTTCACCGATGGCGACGTCTTCGAGATGGAAAAAGAGAAGATTTTCGGCCAGTACTGGGTGTACGCCGGCCACGCCAACAGCATCAGCGATCCCGGCCAGTACTTCACGCGAACTATCGGCGAACGCCAACTGATCATCGTCCGCGGTCACGAGGGGGATATCAAGGCGTTCGACAACGTCTGCGCCCACCGCGGCTCGAAGATGGTCGAGGATACCCCGATGACCGATCCCAGCGAGGGGAAGCGAATTCGGTGCCCGTACCACCTCTGGACGTACGACCTGAACGGGAACCTTCAGAGTACGCCCAGAAGCTTCGAGGAAGCGGGCTTGAACCCCGATCTCGAGGACGACGAAATACAGGAGTTCGATTGCGAGTCAAACGGACTCAACGACGTCCACGTCGATAGCATCGGGCCGCTGCTCTTCGTCAACCTCAGCGAGGATCCGATGCCACTGGCCGAGCAGGCCGGCGTCATGAAGGATCGACTCGAGTCCCTTCCGCTGGGAGAGTACGAACACGCGACTCGGATTGTCTCGGAGGTCGAGTGCAACTGGAAGGTGTTCGCGAGCAACTACTCGGAGTGTGACCACTGCCAGGCCAACCACCAGGACTGGATCACGGGCATCTCGCTCAACGAGTCCGAACTCGAGGTCAACGACTACCACTGGGTCCTCCACTACACCCACGCCGAAGACGTCGAGGACGAGATGCGGATCCACGACGAGCACGAGGCGCAGTTTCACTACCTCTGGCCGAACTTCACGGTCAACATGTACGGCACTGCCGACGGCTACGGCACCTACATCGTCGATCCGATCGACACCGACCGGTTCCAGCTCATCGCGGACTACTACTTCCGCGACAGCGAACTCTCCGAAGAGGAACGCGAGTTCGTCCGCACGAGCCGCCAGCTCCAGGAGGAGGACTTCGAACTGGTCGAACGCCAGTGGCAAGGCCTCAAAACCGGTGCGCTCGCGCAGGCCCAACTTGGCCCCAACGAACACACCGTCCACCGCTTCCACCAACTCGCGCAGGAAGCCTACGACTCGTGA
- a CDS encoding succinylglutamate desuccinylase/aspartoacylase family protein, translated as MEYETVTHATAERRLARLPSGTDVAVTVHRYDGGAGPTAYVQAAQHGIELNGTAAMRRLHRHLLTADLAGTVIAVPVVNSLAFDHGSYVTPQAVDAVNSNCNRVWPGDDAGTLQERIVARLWEVIEPADVVIDLHTGTPDMLEHVRFQHGNRKSRTLAATFGADYLLTDAPSDGEPEDDTADDGAADESFQGKLRTAAARAGIPAIVPELSNSRQIDHDAAHRGVCGLRNVLGELGMLREEPGPTPSQTILRNDEGRIGTDASGLFEPNPEVTVGDRVSAGTELGTVYCPSTFEERQRVTTTDAGVIYSLTRESVVTAGEKVACIAERA; from the coding sequence ATGGAGTACGAGACTGTCACCCACGCGACCGCCGAGCGCCGTCTCGCTCGCTTGCCGTCCGGGACGGACGTCGCGGTAACCGTCCATCGGTACGACGGCGGAGCCGGACCGACCGCCTACGTGCAGGCCGCACAGCACGGCATCGAACTCAACGGAACGGCTGCGATGCGTCGGTTGCACCGTCACCTGCTGACCGCGGACCTCGCCGGCACGGTGATCGCCGTGCCGGTCGTCAATTCGCTCGCGTTCGATCACGGATCGTACGTCACGCCGCAGGCGGTCGACGCAGTTAACTCCAACTGTAATCGCGTCTGGCCGGGCGACGACGCGGGAACCCTCCAGGAGCGGATCGTCGCTCGACTGTGGGAGGTGATCGAACCGGCTGACGTCGTGATCGATCTGCACACCGGAACCCCGGACATGCTCGAGCACGTCAGATTCCAGCACGGGAATCGGAAATCCCGGACCCTCGCGGCAACGTTCGGGGCCGACTATCTCCTGACCGACGCCCCGTCCGACGGTGAACCGGAAGACGACACAGCGGACGACGGCGCGGCCGACGAGTCGTTTCAGGGCAAGCTCCGAACGGCCGCCGCGCGGGCCGGGATTCCAGCGATCGTTCCGGAGCTCTCGAACAGTCGCCAGATCGATCACGACGCGGCACACCGCGGGGTCTGCGGGCTCCGGAACGTCCTCGGGGAACTGGGGATGCTCCGCGAGGAACCGGGGCCGACGCCGTCGCAGACGATCCTCCGAAACGACGAGGGACGGATCGGTACCGACGCTTCGGGGCTCTTCGAACCGAACCCGGAGGTCACCGTCGGTGATCGCGTGTCCGCGGGAACCGAACTGGGGACGGTGTACTGCCCCTCGACGTTCGAGGAACGCCAGCGCGTGACGACGACCGACGCCGGCGTGATCTACTCGCTCACCCGCGAGTCCGTCGTGACCGCCGGCGAGAAGGTCGCCTGTATCGCGGAGCGAGCGTGA
- a CDS encoding aromatic ring-hydroxylating oxygenase subunit alpha, protein MTQWNQSQTEAVSADITDETNALPARYFTDGDVFEMEKEKIFGQYWVYAGHANSISDPGQYFTRTLGGRNLIVARDDDGDVRAVANFSARDGDVLLEDAPMTDPRRVDPDELADAESMHVDSIGPLLFVNLSEDPMPLAEQAGVMKDRLEALPLEEYELATRISSEVECNWKVFASNYSECDHCQANHQDWIKGISLNESELEVNDYHWVLHYTHAEDVEDEMRIHDEHEAQFHYLWPNFTVNMYGTADGYGTYIVDPIDTDRFQLIADYYFRDSELTDEEREFVRTSRQLQEEDFELVERQWQGLKTGALAQAQLGPNEHTVHRFHQLAQEAYNS, encoded by the coding sequence ATGACGCAATGGAACCAAAGCCAGACCGAGGCGGTGAGCGCGGACATCACGGACGAGACAAACGCGCTGCCGGCCCGGTATTTCACCGATGGCGACGTCTTCGAGATGGAAAAAGAGAAGATTTTCGGCCAGTACTGGGTGTACGCCGGCCACGCCAACAGCATCAGCGATCCCGGCCAGTACTTCACGCGAACCCTCGGTGGCCGGAATCTGATCGTCGCTCGAGACGACGACGGTGACGTCCGCGCCGTGGCCAACTTCTCCGCTCGCGACGGCGACGTGCTCCTCGAGGACGCGCCGATGACCGATCCCCGTCGCGTCGATCCGGACGAGCTCGCCGATGCGGAGTCGATGCACGTCGACAGCATCGGGCCGCTGCTCTTCGTCAACCTCAGCGAGGATCCGATGCCGCTGGCCGAACAGGCCGGCGTCATGAAGGATCGACTCGAGGCGCTGCCCCTCGAGGAGTACGAACTTGCCACCCGGATCAGTTCGGAGGTCGAGTGCAACTGGAAGGTGTTCGCGAGCAACTACTCGGAGTGTGACCACTGCCAGGCCAACCACCAGGACTGGATCAAAGGCATCTCGCTCAACGAGTCCGAACTCGAGGTCAACGACTACCACTGGGTCCTCCACTACACGCACGCTGAGGATGTCGAGGACGAGATGCGGATCCACGACGAGCACGAGGCGCAGTTCCATTACCTCTGGCCGAACTTCACGGTCAACATGTACGGCACCGCCGACGGCTACGGCACCTACATCGTCGATCCGATCGACACCGACCGGTTCCAACTCATCGCGGACTACTACTTCCGCGACAGCGAACTCACCGACGAGGAACGCGAGTTCGTCCGCACGAGCCGCCAGCTCCAAGAGGAGGACTTCGAGCTGGTCGAGCGCCAGTGGCAAGGCCTCAAAACCGGCGCGCTCGCCCAGGCCCAACTCGGCCCCAACGAACACACCGTCCACCGCTTCCATCAGCTCGCTCAAGAGGCCTATAACTCGTAA
- a CDS encoding serine hydroxymethyltransferase: MAFNQSLEQIDPNTAEAIDLERERQESTLGMIASENHVSKAVLEAQGSVLTNKYAEGYPGGRYYGGCQHVDTVEELAIERAKELFEVDHANVQPHSGTQANMGVYFSTLEPGDKILSLSLSHGGHLSHGHSVNFSGELYDVEQYEVDPETGYIDYDELESHAREFDPDMIVSGSSAYPREFEYERIGDIADDVDAYHLADIAHVTGLIAAGVHSSPTEHADFVTGSTHKTIRAGRGGIIMCDQEFADDVDSAVFPGAQGGPLMHSVAGKAAGFAEAGTDEFQSYAIQTIANANTLADTFNDRGLSLVSGGTDKHLLLVDLRDSHPDITGKEAEELLSDVDIVVNKNTVPGETRSPMVTSGIRVGTPALTTRGFGEKEMKTVADLIVNVLDNPEDDDVHERVASTVEHLCQEFPIYG, translated from the coding sequence ATGGCGTTCAACCAATCGCTTGAGCAGATAGATCCGAACACCGCCGAAGCCATTGACCTCGAGCGCGAGCGGCAGGAATCGACACTGGGGATGATCGCCTCCGAGAATCACGTCTCGAAAGCTGTGCTCGAAGCGCAGGGGAGCGTCCTCACGAACAAGTACGCCGAGGGATACCCCGGCGGCCGGTACTACGGCGGCTGCCAGCATGTCGACACGGTGGAGGAACTCGCGATCGAACGCGCGAAGGAACTGTTCGAGGTCGACCACGCCAACGTGCAACCCCACAGCGGCACGCAGGCCAATATGGGCGTCTACTTCTCCACGCTCGAACCGGGCGATAAGATACTGTCGCTGTCGCTGTCCCACGGCGGCCACCTCTCTCACGGTCACAGCGTCAACTTCTCGGGAGAGCTCTACGACGTCGAACAGTACGAGGTCGACCCCGAGACGGGGTACATCGATTACGACGAACTCGAGAGTCACGCGCGCGAATTCGACCCGGACATGATCGTCAGCGGCTCGTCGGCGTATCCCCGCGAATTCGAATACGAACGCATCGGCGATATCGCGGACGACGTCGACGCCTACCACCTCGCGGACATCGCTCACGTGACTGGCCTCATCGCGGCTGGCGTTCACTCGTCGCCGACCGAGCACGCGGACTTCGTCACCGGGAGTACCCACAAAACGATCCGCGCCGGCCGCGGCGGCATCATCATGTGCGACCAGGAGTTCGCGGACGACGTCGACTCCGCAGTGTTTCCCGGCGCGCAGGGCGGGCCGCTGATGCACAGCGTGGCCGGCAAGGCCGCAGGGTTCGCAGAAGCGGGCACCGATGAGTTCCAGTCCTACGCCATACAGACAATAGCTAACGCGAATACGCTCGCCGATACGTTCAACGACCGAGGACTCTCGCTGGTGAGTGGTGGAACGGACAAGCACCTACTGCTCGTCGACCTCCGTGACTCCCACCCCGATATCACGGGAAAGGAGGCCGAAGAGCTGCTGTCCGACGTCGATATCGTCGTTAACAAGAACACTGTCCCCGGCGAGACGCGGTCGCCGATGGTGACCAGCGGGATTCGCGTCGGTACGCCGGCGCTCACGACCCGTGGATTCGGAGAAAAAGAGATGAAAACCGTCGCCGACCTTATCGTTAACGTGCTCGACAATCCCGAAGACGACGACGTTCACGAACGGGTCGCTTCGACAGTCGAGCACCTTTGCCAGGAGTTTCCCATCTACGGGTAG
- a CDS encoding GlcG/HbpS family heme-binding protein produces MVESIPLETAKKLIEATEEKADEIDNPMVITVANSEGNLIAQHRMDGGWLASVSISRNKAYTAAALEMPTHELAEASEPGNSLYGLQTTDDGQIVIFGGGYPLERDGEVVGSIGVSGGAVSQDREVAEAGVERWNELLKEEAVTAND; encoded by the coding sequence ATGGTAGAGTCCATTCCGCTGGAGACAGCGAAAAAGCTGATAGAAGCGACAGAAGAGAAAGCGGACGAGATCGACAATCCGATGGTGATCACGGTCGCAAACAGCGAGGGGAATCTCATCGCCCAGCACCGCATGGACGGCGGTTGGTTGGCCTCCGTGAGCATTTCGCGTAACAAGGCGTACACGGCGGCCGCCCTGGAGATGCCGACACACGAACTGGCGGAGGCATCCGAACCGGGCAACTCCCTGTACGGCCTCCAGACGACCGACGACGGCCAGATCGTCATCTTCGGTGGCGGCTATCCGCTCGAGCGAGACGGCGAGGTCGTCGGCTCGATCGGCGTCTCCGGTGGTGCCGTGAGCCAGGACCGCGAGGTCGCCGAAGCTGGTGTCGAACGGTGGAACGAACTGCTCAAAGAGGAAGCGGTCACGGCGAACGACTGA
- a CDS encoding glutathione-independent formaldehyde dehydrogenase → MNAVVYKGEREVAVEEVEQPQIEHPNDVVIDITTTCICGSDLHMYEGRTAAESGIVFGHENMGIVTEVGDAVTSLEEGDRVVAPFNVACGFCENCENGYTGFCTNVNPGFAGGAYGYVAMGPYKGGQAEELRIPYADFNALKLPDGDEHEDSFALLADIFPTGWHGTELANLESGDSVAIYGAGPVGLMAAYSAKLKGAAEIYVVDRVPSRLELAEEHCDATPINFEEGDPVEQIKDIHGGGVDKGVDAVGYQAIDPEKQGDDAYDPARENPAVVINNLIRTVRPTGELGIPGLYVPDDPGAPDEMAAQGRLGIDFGLLFEKGQALGTGQCNVKEYNRELRDMIVEGRADPSWVVSHRVDLEDAPKMYEKFDNREEGVTKVLLEP, encoded by the coding sequence ATGAATGCCGTCGTTTACAAAGGTGAACGCGAGGTAGCAGTCGAAGAAGTCGAACAACCACAGATCGAGCACCCAAACGACGTCGTAATCGACATCACGACGACGTGTATCTGCGGATCCGACCTCCACATGTACGAGGGACGGACGGCCGCAGAGTCAGGGATCGTGTTCGGGCACGAGAACATGGGGATCGTGACCGAAGTCGGCGATGCGGTGACCTCCCTCGAGGAGGGCGACCGGGTCGTCGCGCCGTTCAACGTCGCCTGTGGCTTCTGTGAGAACTGCGAGAACGGCTATACCGGCTTCTGTACGAACGTCAATCCCGGATTCGCCGGGGGCGCGTACGGGTACGTTGCGATGGGGCCGTACAAGGGCGGTCAGGCCGAGGAACTCCGCATTCCGTACGCGGACTTCAACGCACTCAAACTGCCCGACGGAGACGAACACGAGGACTCGTTCGCACTGCTCGCGGACATCTTCCCGACCGGCTGGCACGGCACCGAACTCGCAAATCTCGAGTCCGGTGACTCCGTCGCGATCTACGGCGCCGGCCCGGTGGGCCTGATGGCGGCCTACAGCGCCAAGCTCAAAGGTGCCGCCGAGATTTACGTCGTCGACCGCGTTCCCAGCCGCCTCGAACTGGCCGAGGAACACTGCGACGCGACGCCGATTAATTTCGAGGAGGGCGACCCGGTCGAACAGATCAAGGATATCCACGGCGGCGGCGTGGACAAGGGCGTCGACGCCGTCGGATATCAGGCGATCGATCCGGAGAAGCAAGGCGACGACGCGTACGATCCCGCTCGCGAGAACCCGGCTGTCGTCATCAACAATCTCATCCGGACGGTCCGACCGACCGGCGAACTCGGGATTCCGGGATTGTACGTCCCCGACGATCCCGGCGCACCGGACGAGATGGCCGCACAGGGCCGTCTCGGCATCGACTTCGGCCTCCTCTTCGAGAAGGGACAGGCGCTCGGTACCGGCCAGTGCAACGTCAAGGAGTACAACCGCGAGCTCCGCGACATGATCGTCGAGGGGCGCGCCGACCCCAGCTGGGTCGTCTCCCACCGCGTCGACCTGGAGGACGCACCAAAGATGTACGAGAAGTTCGACAACCGCGAGGAAGGCGTCACGAAGGTCCTGCTGGAACCGTAG
- a CDS encoding GcvT family protein → MNADDSLPDQADTVIVGAGIVGCNLAYQLTELGRDDVVVVDQGPMPTTGGSSSHAPGIMFQTSESKILSKFAKYSRNVYSELEDDNGVQAYKEVGGIEVARSDERMDFLQRRVEWAESWGLPNSEILSPEEVEEKLPLVDSDAIQGGYYSPTDGQVSGVVACAALARGAMDRGATFVPHTRTEDVETENGSVSSVITENGTIECNEVVIATNIWARQLGEKLDVHLPVTPVEHQYTMTEPLEELADNQIDVSDHPLYEGYKDVSGEKTDRLLAGPDRPILRDQDNAMYFRTHGDSYGIGSYNHEPVVPDPRELGGNEEGGEQGSVHKFTEYHMNNATHPDRPDKAPRQASNELLPATEGKELEHKYNGMFAESPNGLPVMGPVQKYDGLWTAAAIWVTHAGGAGKALAEWMENGVPRLSDGPIDLRHCDVNRFDDHEGSWDFARDIGGEEYRIVYNIMHPKWVWTDHQRDIRRTPMYHSHKELDAELWAEAGWEEPQWFESNADLLAEYGDQIPDREGWEGKYWSPIEGAEALHVRNKVGLHDMTSFNKMEVVGSDAGDFVQRLCTNDMSLDIGDVRYTLMCNEEGGIRADITVTRVDDDRYLVLTTGREVGNNHVAWVREQSPEDVVVNDVTSSLAAMVCTGPNARKVLSEVTDVDLSDEAFPFFTSQQFFVKNVPVTALRVSYAGELGWELYTPSEYGEQLWEHLMEAGEEYDIRPYGNGALNALRIEKGFRLWGEDLHTEHNPYEAGLGWATDLETDFIGKEAVVAAAEGDNITHKVACLTLDDEAATILPHRPIFDGDESIGYAHSAEYGYTVGACVVYTYLPPEYAEPGTELEILYEGERYDATVREEPLLD, encoded by the coding sequence ATGAACGCAGACGATAGCTTACCGGACCAAGCGGACACTGTTATTGTCGGTGCCGGTATCGTCGGGTGTAACTTGGCGTACCAGCTCACCGAACTCGGCCGAGACGACGTCGTCGTCGTCGATCAGGGCCCGATGCCAACCACTGGTGGATCTTCCAGCCACGCACCGGGAATCATGTTCCAGACCTCCGAGTCGAAGATCCTCTCGAAGTTCGCCAAGTACAGCCGGAACGTGTACTCGGAACTCGAGGACGACAACGGGGTCCAGGCCTACAAGGAAGTCGGCGGTATCGAGGTCGCTCGCAGCGACGAGCGGATGGACTTCCTCCAGCGACGCGTCGAGTGGGCCGAATCCTGGGGCCTCCCGAACTCGGAGATCCTTTCGCCCGAGGAAGTAGAAGAGAAGCTGCCGCTCGTCGACAGCGACGCGATTCAGGGAGGGTACTACTCGCCGACTGACGGCCAGGTGTCCGGCGTCGTCGCCTGCGCTGCCCTCGCCAGAGGAGCCATGGACCGGGGAGCGACGTTCGTTCCGCATACCCGCACCGAAGACGTCGAGACCGAGAACGGCTCGGTCAGCTCTGTTATCACCGAAAACGGGACTATAGAGTGTAACGAAGTCGTCATCGCGACGAACATCTGGGCGCGTCAGCTGGGTGAGAAACTCGACGTTCACCTCCCGGTGACGCCGGTCGAGCATCAGTACACGATGACCGAGCCGCTCGAGGAGCTCGCCGACAACCAGATCGACGTCAGCGACCACCCGCTGTACGAGGGTTACAAGGACGTCTCCGGCGAGAAGACCGATCGCCTGCTCGCGGGCCCCGACCGGCCGATCCTCCGCGATCAGGACAACGCGATGTACTTCCGTACCCACGGGGATTCGTACGGGATCGGGTCGTACAACCACGAACCCGTCGTTCCGGACCCGCGGGAGCTCGGCGGCAACGAGGAGGGCGGTGAACAGGGCTCGGTCCACAAATTCACCGAGTACCATATGAACAACGCGACCCACCCGGATCGACCGGACAAGGCCCCCCGACAGGCCAGCAACGAACTGCTACCGGCCACGGAGGGGAAGGAACTCGAACACAAGTACAACGGCATGTTCGCGGAATCCCCTAACGGCCTACCGGTAATGGGACCAGTCCAAAAGTACGACGGGCTCTGGACCGCGGCCGCAATCTGGGTCACTCACGCCGGCGGCGCCGGCAAAGCGCTCGCCGAGTGGATGGAAAACGGCGTCCCCCGTCTCTCCGACGGACCGATCGACCTCCGGCACTGCGATGTCAATCGGTTCGACGACCACGAAGGTAGCTGGGACTTCGCACGGGACATCGGCGGCGAGGAGTACCGCATCGTCTACAACATCATGCACCCGAAGTGGGTCTGGACGGATCATCAGCGCGACATCCGCCGCACGCCGATGTACCACAGCCACAAGGAACTCGACGCCGAGCTGTGGGCCGAAGCCGGGTGGGAGGAACCGCAGTGGTTCGAATCCAACGCCGACCTGCTCGCCGAGTACGGCGACCAGATTCCGGACCGTGAGGGCTGGGAAGGCAAGTACTGGTCGCCCATCGAGGGCGCGGAGGCGCTACACGTCCGCAACAAGGTCGGCCTCCACGACATGACCTCGTTCAATAAGATGGAGGTCGTCGGCAGCGACGCCGGAGACTTCGTTCAGCGCCTCTGTACGAACGACATGAGCCTCGACATTGGCGATGTCCGGTACACCTTGATGTGTAACGAGGAGGGTGGCATCCGTGCGGACATCACCGTCACGCGCGTCGACGACGACCGCTATCTCGTTCTGACGACCGGTCGCGAGGTCGGAAACAACCACGTCGCGTGGGTCCGCGAGCAGTCCCCCGAGGACGTGGTCGTCAACGACGTTACCTCGAGCCTGGCGGCGATGGTCTGTACCGGTCCGAACGCGCGGAAGGTGCTCTCGGAGGTGACGGACGTGGATCTCTCCGACGAGGCGTTCCCGTTCTTCACGAGTCAGCAGTTCTTCGTCAAGAACGTGCCCGTCACCGCGCTCCGAGTGTCCTACGCCGGCGAACTCGGCTGGGAGCTGTACACGCCCTCCGAGTACGGCGAGCAACTCTGGGAACATCTCATGGAGGCCGGCGAAGAGTACGACATTCGCCCGTACGGCAACGGCGCGCTAAACGCGCTGCGCATCGAGAAAGGGTTCCGGCTCTGGGGAGAGGACCTCCACACTGAGCACAACCCCTACGAAGCGGGCCTCGGGTGGGCTACCGACCTGGAGACCGACTTCATCGGCAAGGAAGCGGTCGTTGCAGCAGCCGAGGGTGACAACATCACCCACAAGGTCGCGTGCCTGACCCTCGACGACGAAGCGGCGACGATCCTTCCTCACCGTCCAATCTTCGACGGTGATGAATCGATCGGCTACGCACACAGCGCCGAGTACGGCTACACGGTCGGCGCCTGCGTCGTCTACACATACCTCCCACCGGAGTACGCCGAGCCCGGGACCGAACTCGAGATTCTGTACGAGGGCGAACGGTACGACGCCACCGTTCGCGAGGAACCGCTGCTCGACTAG
- a CDS encoding CobW family GTP-binding protein, translating to MVTSLSEIPITVISGPLGAGKTTLVNRLLNDPGERRIAVIVNDMGEVNVDAELIADETEEGVVDLSNGCICCRLQGDLVDQATRLAEERSFDYLAVEASGISEPIPIARALTDGTEADSLPDRFRLDTTVSVVDAYGFWKAFDSEESLPDAAPDPERPLTEVLVDQIEFCDVLLLNKCDMVPDDARESIEAAIRELQPRATLHRTTYSDVDPSAVLDTGSFDFEAARRQQGWKRALAGDTANEHPDHDHSDDAVSAAEAHGVESFVYRRDRPFHPERFDAWLDDWDGEIIRAKGFAWVASRPETVLGVSQAGPSVQAGPIGEWGDDDPVTRLVFIGSDLDEAAVTTELDDCLASFDERTDEYSTDPFPRKSN from the coding sequence ATGGTTACGTCTCTATCGGAGATTCCGATCACCGTTATCAGTGGACCGCTGGGTGCGGGTAAAACGACGCTTGTCAACCGACTGCTGAACGATCCCGGCGAAAGGCGAATCGCCGTCATCGTCAACGACATGGGCGAGGTCAACGTCGACGCGGAGTTGATCGCTGACGAGACGGAGGAGGGCGTCGTCGATCTCTCGAACGGGTGTATCTGCTGTCGGCTCCAGGGCGACCTCGTCGATCAAGCGACGCGGTTGGCCGAGGAGCGCTCGTTCGACTACCTCGCCGTCGAGGCGTCGGGAATCAGCGAACCGATTCCCATCGCTCGCGCGCTCACGGATGGGACAGAAGCGGACAGCCTTCCGGACCGGTTCCGCCTCGATACGACAGTCTCGGTCGTCGACGCCTACGGGTTCTGGAAAGCGTTCGATTCCGAGGAATCCCTTCCGGATGCCGCCCCGGACCCTGAGCGCCCGCTGACCGAGGTGTTAGTCGATCAGATCGAGTTCTGCGACGTGTTGTTGCTGAACAAGTGCGATATGGTACCCGACGATGCCCGGGAGTCTATCGAGGCCGCCATCCGCGAACTCCAGCCGCGTGCGACGCTTCATCGAACGACGTACAGCGATGTCGACCCGAGCGCCGTTCTCGACACCGGATCGTTCGACTTCGAAGCGGCACGGCGACAGCAAGGCTGGAAGCGAGCCTTGGCCGGAGACACAGCGAACGAGCATCCGGATCACGACCACAGTGACGACGCCGTTTCGGCGGCCGAGGCACACGGCGTCGAGTCGTTCGTCTATCGGCGAGACCGCCCCTTCCACCCCGAGCGGTTCGACGCGTGGCTCGACGACTGGGACGGCGAGATTATCCGCGCGAAAGGGTTCGCGTGGGTGGCGAGCCGCCCGGAGACGGTTCTCGGGGTAAGTCAGGCCGGTCCGTCCGTCCAGGCTGGCCCGATCGGCGAGTGGGGCGACGACGATCCGGTGACGCGGTTAGTGTTCATCGGCAGCGACCTCGACGAAGCGGCCGTGACCACCGAACTCGACGACTGTCTGGCGTCGTTTGACGAACGGACCGACGAGTACTCTACTGATCCCTTCCCCCGCAAATCCAATTGA